The DNA segment TGATTGTgatctttagtttttttcttttgtcaacgatctttttgtttaatttgccaTAATCTGCCTAATGAAAATGagtccaaaattttaaaagttcatAAATACCttattaattaactaaaaatgtgcaagttattattttaatactcATAAGTCATAAATAAGAATCCGGAAGGTAAAACCGGAAACCTGAAGAGCAACGTGGgccttatcttcttcttctttcatctCTGAGCTCTCACACACATACACACTCGTCGATTTCAGAATTTCAGTGCGATCTGTAGAAACCTTATGATCGAGACCAACATGCTTCTTCACACTGtatcttcatcttctcctccCCTTCATTCTCAGATCCTCCCTCTCGCCCAGAAGGATTTCTCTTCAGGTAAACACTCCATCGTTGCTCTCTTCCATGATTTACTACTCGTCATTCTTAGTTGATAATCTCAGTcattttagggtttcagataCATGGAAGGACTTTACCCATTCCATCATTTCATGGTACTTATTCACCTCTCTTCTTCCTTTGCTTTAAGTTTCGTCACTTTCATTTCATTGTATGCTCCTCAAAGGCTCAAACTTGCCTGCAGAACTTGCTGCTAGAGGTTTACCGGTTTTGAACAAAGcttccttgaagaagaagataccaATAAAGGGATCAACTTTCTTGTTGGGCCAGAGCTTGTTGATCATGTCTGCTAACCCTCAgctagcagcagcagcagcagcagcagaaaCCTTGAAGCCAGAACCCATTTACGAAGTTGGAGAGTTGTTTGAACTAAGTATCCAGCTTTCTTACTTGTTGTTACTACTTGGTTTGCTCGGTGTTGGTACTTTCTATGTGATCCGTCAAGTACTTGTCCGCAGAGAGCTTGACCTCTCCGCCAAAGAATTACAGGTATAGATTTTGTTCCAAGTATTAACGATAAACAAACCGAGATGAAATCTGAATGTTATGGAGATTGTTAGACTAAGCCAAGTACAAGCCATGCTTTTTGGTAGTCTTAATCAAACCTGTGTTCcatggttttgttttgttgtctGAACAATCTCAAGGAACAAGTTAGGAGCGGGGATGCAAGTGCAACAGAGCTCTTTGAGCTAGGTGCAGTGATGCTGAGACGGAAATTCTATCCTGCAGCCAACAAGTTCTTGCTTCAAGCCATCCAGAAATGGGACGGTGATGATCAAGATCTTGCTCAGGTACTAAAAGTTTGCGCACACACACTGGATACACAGAAAGTGATAAGAGTTCACTGAACCTGTACAGTTCAACAGGTCTATAACGCTCTTGGAGTGAGTTATGTTCGAGAGGAGAAACTGGACAAAGGAATCGCTCAGTTCGAAATGGCGGTGAAGCTGCAACCTGGTTATGTTACGGCTTGGAACAACCTTGGAGATGCTTATGAGCAGAAGAAAGAGCTGCCTTTGGCGTTGAAAGCTTTTGAAGAGGCCTTGTTGTTTGATCCCAACAATAAGGTGGCTCGGCCTCGACGAGATGCCTTGAAGGATCGTGTCAAGCTCTATAAAGGCGTTGTGGCAGTTAAGTCTAAGAAACGGTGACGAGGAGAATTAACACAACGGCTCGAACCAAGAACCGTTCTTTTCCTCTCTCTGTTCTTTTCGTGTGTTTTGTAAGGAGTTTTTATGTTaatatgaaaatgaaacttgttttcttgttttgtttcgtGTTAATGGAAATGGAATGCCTATGCTATTTGATCAAATCACACTTAAAGACTAGACATAAGCAGAGTCAGGCACCAGATTGTAAAGTCATCATTCTGTCCGTTGTCGTTTTGCTTTTACTTGTCTCATCCAATCCTTGCATTCATCTGAAGAGCCATTAGGATAAGCTAGCTGCCATGTGAGAAGTTTCTGTTGCTGCAAAAACAGAGCAAGCAAACGGCAGCAGCATGTATATGAGAGAGATGCAATGATTCAACTGCAAAGAGAATCAATAATTGAAACAAAGGTTTTTTACCCATTCTCGGATGTGGTATCCTCCTTTAAGCTCTGTAATTTGCATGATCGCATTGCCATTCACCAGAGGCTTTACATGCCAGATGTTATCAAGACCTGTAATGTTCAAGGCAATAAAAACCATCACCTATGTGGCCTTGGTAACTGACCAAAGTCTAACCTCTTGGAAAATTTCTATCTTTTGATGCTACAATTTAGCATCCATACTAACGCTTACCCAATTCACAAATGGTTTCCTCGATTGTTAGATAACTTTCTCGCAGCTTCTCCAGTTGGAAGTCCAGCTGCCCAGTTTCTTGATCTTCCTTCATGCCGTCAACCACACTCAACAACAGAGACGTTAAGAGTGCAACACGCCAGAAGTCTTTGATATCTCTAAGAAGAAACCCTGgagttaaaataaaacaaaccatTTTAGTTACATACATACGGTCGGATCTAATAAAATCACAAATTTTATAATACTCGTAGTTTACACAAAAGATTAACAGAAGTTATAAGAATACAATACCATCTATGCTATAGAGGAGTACCTGTGAGTACTCTTATTTTCGAAGTTTCTGGGATCTCTGGATCATCAACGGAGATGGACTTCCAGTGCTCGAGAATATCAGTGGCCCAATCAAGCTTGTCTACTTGTGCGCCATTCTTCAACTGGAGGGAATGAATCAGCGATAGGAATTTCTCGGTGGTACGATGTATATTAATAACCTGAAGAAGATGGATTTCATTATTATGATAGACATGAATCTGTTATGCTGTAAAGCAGTCCAACTTAAACAAAGCATGGTAAAACGAGATATACACTGCTCTTGAACAGGACCACACCACCAAACTATGCAAAACATATGTGAAGGCTTTAATTTTACCATGTTAGATGGTTTTTCCCGTTATTACCAACAAACCACGTATAGCCTTGTTACTGCAATTAAGGCCTATTGAACATTAATAATCAGAGCTCACCGTTTCAGCATCACTGGTCTTCCGCTTCATGGAGAATTTGAATATGTGGTTGACAACAGGGATCTGGAAAAAAGAGCTCAAATTTTGTTAGATATAATATTCAAACTCAGATTTGTTTAATCCAAGCAAAGATAACAAGAGTTCAAATACGTGAACTACAGTACCATTTTGCCCTTATTGTCTTTGTAGACGGTTTTCCTAAAGGGGAGAAACAGAGCAGCATACAGAGCAAGCCTTCTTTGTTCACCCTGAAACCAAATAAGACACCAATAAAATCTAACTGAATATATATAGAAAGGGAGCAAGAAGCGATCATGACAGTATAATAACTCACGCTGAACTTTCCTAGCCCAGGTGTTTGAATGAGACTCCACATAGCTTCCAAGTATGCTTTGCAGATGCTAAAAAGCCAGACATGTTAGAGCTTTTGCAAAATATTAACCCAGTGTAAGAGAACCAGATTAGCTAAGTAGAGTAGAAATGAGATAAACCTGCCACAATTCTCTGATGGTGCAGGCTCGGATGAAGAGGGAAAGGCAAAGACAATCCCAAACAGTTTCAGATCAGAAAGATACGTTACTGCTGAAACTGGCCCATTCCCAGATATCATCAAATCAACCTGCACCAAGAAATCAAGTTGCGTCACAATACACCCTAAAAAGAGAGGTTACAGCGGAATAAGCTAATATCTAGCAATCAGGAAGATCAGTCACATACTTCATTCCCAATCCGCTCTCTGCTAATTTTTTCACCAAGAGCTACCCTAACTTCCTCGCTTGAAGCATCTTGTTTTAGTTCTTCATCCAGCGTAAAACCAAATCTTGCACCTGTTACAGCAGTAAATTGACAAAACGACAACCACAGAGCTCAAATGAAAGATCTGATATGAGCActgtaaatgaaataaaattcgAAAAAGGATATATAACAAAGGTACCAAAGCGAATAGCCCTGAGAACTCGCAAAGGATCATCCAAGAATGTAGCTTTTGCAGGCAATGGTGTGACAATTCGTCCGGACTTAAGGTCATCGATGCCTGTGATTTATTCAGTTCCTTGTAAACTATTATTTAGAACATCACAGGAACACAATGCTGGCAAACACTAGGACGGACGCACTAACCTCTTTCTGTAAGATCTTCTATTGAGCCAGTGTTAATGTTGTAGAACAAGCTGGCAAAtttaagaaatcataaaaaaaatgtcACAAACACATAAATTGACACAGATCATAACTATTCTTGTTCTTGAGAAAGATGAGAGTACCTATTTATGGTTAAGTCTCTCCTGTAAGCATCCTCTTTTGGGGTGCCAAATTTCTGTAATAGAGCAGCACTAACTGTTAGGCTCTTTTGGGAATAGGATGTGCTACGCATTCGTATGAGATGAATAAGGAGCAGTACCATTGTTGGAATACGACTATTCTCCGTGTACTCTTCAGATCTCAAGTTAACAAAATCTATCCACTGGTTATAAATGCGCATCTTGGCCGTCTCCAAATGTTTGGATTGGTCAGGATTCCTGAGAAAAGGCCAACAAGATGACATCAAGAACTATAGCGTAAGGGTAATAATACTAATAGATTCAGGTTGAAAAAGTTAAAAGAACCTTTCAATAACAGTGTCGCCTTGAACTTGTTCGCCTCTAGAAGCTAAATACTCCTTGAGCTTATCGAGAAACT comes from the Brassica napus cultivar Da-Ae chromosome A7, Da-Ae, whole genome shotgun sequence genome and includes:
- the BNAA07G10330D gene encoding tetratricopeptide repeat domain-containing protein PYG7, chloroplastic isoform X1; this encodes MIETNMLLHTVSSSSPPLHSQILPLAQKDFSSVILGFQIHGRTLPIPSFHGSNLPAELAARGLPVLNKASLKKKIPIKGSTFLLGQSLLIMSANPQLAAAAAAAETLKPEPIYEVGELFELSIQLSYLLLLLGLLGVGTFYVIRQVLVRRELDLSAKELQEQVRSGDASATELFELGAVMLRRKFYPAANKFLLQAIQKWDGDDQDLAQVYNALGVSYVREEKLDKGIAQFEMAVKLQPGYVTAWNNLGDAYEQKKELPLALKAFEEALLFDPNNKVARPRRDALKDRVKLYKGVVAVKSKKR
- the BNAA07G10330D gene encoding tetratricopeptide repeat domain-containing protein PYG7, chloroplastic isoform X2, which encodes MIETNMLLHTVSSSSPPLHSQILPLAQKDFSSGFQIHGRTLPIPSFHGSNLPAELAARGLPVLNKASLKKKIPIKGSTFLLGQSLLIMSANPQLAAAAAAAETLKPEPIYEVGELFELSIQLSYLLLLLGLLGVGTFYVIRQVLVRRELDLSAKELQEQVRSGDASATELFELGAVMLRRKFYPAANKFLLQAIQKWDGDDQDLAQVYNALGVSYVREEKLDKGIAQFEMAVKLQPGYVTAWNNLGDAYEQKKELPLALKAFEEALLFDPNNKVARPRRDALKDRVKLYKGVVAVKSKKR
- the BNAA07G10330D gene encoding tetratricopeptide repeat domain-containing protein PYG7, chloroplastic isoform X4, with the protein product MIETNMLLHTVSSSSPPLHSQILPLAQKDFSSGFQIHGRTLPIPSFHELAARGLPVLNKASLKKKIPIKGSTFLLGQSLLIMSANPQLAAAAAAAETLKPEPIYEVGELFELSIQLSYLLLLLGLLGVGTFYVIRQVLVRRELDLSAKELQEQVRSGDASATELFELGAVMLRRKFYPAANKFLLQAIQKWDGDDQDLAQVYNALGVSYVREEKLDKGIAQFEMAVKLQPGYVTAWNNLGDAYEQKKELPLALKAFEEALLFDPNNKVARPRRDALKDRVKLYKGVVAVKSKKR
- the BNAA07G10330D gene encoding tetratricopeptide repeat domain-containing protein PYG7, chloroplastic isoform X3 codes for the protein MIETNMLLHTVSSSSPPLHSQILPLAQKDFSSVILGFQIHGRTLPIPSFHELAARGLPVLNKASLKKKIPIKGSTFLLGQSLLIMSANPQLAAAAAAAETLKPEPIYEVGELFELSIQLSYLLLLLGLLGVGTFYVIRQVLVRRELDLSAKELQEQVRSGDASATELFELGAVMLRRKFYPAANKFLLQAIQKWDGDDQDLAQVYNALGVSYVREEKLDKGIAQFEMAVKLQPGYVTAWNNLGDAYEQKKELPLALKAFEEALLFDPNNKVARPRRDALKDRVKLYKGVVAVKSKKR
- the LOC106401495 gene encoding CCA tRNA nucleotidyltransferase, mitochondrial; this encodes MTLSLPLPINTIINLPRPLLLGPPSRCRFSTVAFRPSSLLHISGVVSRNLCRYWFSTMTTAARVEQEEDKQSKTSVELKEKIEITEKEREIFDRLLGTLRFCNLDTQLRVAGGWVRDKLLGRDSDDIDIAIDNMYGSEFLDKLKEYLASRGEQVQGDTVIERNPDQSKHLETAKMRIYNQWIDFVNLRSEEYTENSRIPTMKFGTPKEDAYRRDLTINSLFYNINTGSIEDLTERGIDDLKSGRIVTPLPAKATFLDDPLRVLRAIRFGARFGFTLDEELKQDASSEEVRVALGEKISRERIGNEVDLMISGNGPVSAVTYLSDLKLFGIVFAFPSSSEPAPSENCGSICKAYLEAMWSLIQTPGLGKFSGEQRRLALYAALFLPFRKTVYKDNKGKMIPVVNHIFKFSMKRKTSDAETVINIHRTTEKFLSLIHSLQLKNGAQVDKLDWATDILEHWKSISVDDPEIPETSKIRVLTGFLLRDIKDFWRVALLTSLLLSVVDGMKEDQETGQLDFQLEKLRESYLTIEETICELGLDNIWHVKPLVNGNAIMQITELKGGYHIREWQQKLLTWQLAYPNGSSDECKDWMRQVKAKRQRTE